A window from Drosophila nasuta strain 15112-1781.00 chromosome 3, ASM2355853v1, whole genome shotgun sequence encodes these proteins:
- the LOC132791259 gene encoding uncharacterized protein LOC132791259 isoform X1, which translates to MVELLKALNLTGNLLAGLDDNSLEIAAAAAEPSNSLNATAMNLTTTTTTTTTLANATSSAEKLQLDGFDLPGNYSILINKLEQLALGLDSALGNFTIDRQEVEINLSGGATANDVADVDDRLFSDVLPAARNPTPHIAHGSRIYTGEEEDFAHVVSDIWIGVILTLLIVFIIFFICACFLYHKFQQWKNSYRANHSDATIEVCRHCPPDYEAESLPSYTIVSGLPTYDDALEEFRKAGIILTPAIVPVIKIFEHVNNEAGGAKEPAVAYSLVETTPAAAAAIANGDANADNISLTSITCNCGGGGTSPTTSLPSYSAATAAAMASQIIELSPEHLASLSQKRLSLQISFNNSLRRRSRSTLRNHLLRSRAVGNTVGLGPIEPTNLAAPTAAATTTTAAAGVASSAAPASRDCHVLPPIHRSSSTLSLSNERQLLDQRLRHLHHRGSLY; encoded by the exons ATGGTCGAGTTACTCAAAGCGCTCAATTTGACGGGCAATTTGCTGGCGGGCCTTGATGACAACAGCCTTGAgattgccgccgccgctgcagAGCCGTCGAATAGTCTCAATGCCACCGCCATGAATCTgaccaccacaacaacaacgacaaccacaCTGGCTAATGCCACCAGTAGTGCAGAGAAACTCCAATTGGATGGCTTCGATTTGCCAGGCAACTACTcaattttaatcaataaaCTCGAGCAACTTGCTCTCGGCCTGGATTCCGCCTTAGGGAACTTCACCATCGATCGCCAGGAGGTGGAGATCAATTTGAGTGGCGGTGCCACAGCCAACGATGTGGCCGATGTTGATGATCGGCTCTTTAGCGATGTCTTGCCCGCTGCTCGTAACCCAACGCCTCACATTGCGCACGGTTCGCGCATCTACACGGGCGAAGAGGAGGATTTTGCGCATGTGGTCAGCGATATTTGGATTGGGGTCATTCTCACGCTGCTCATTGTGTTTATCATCTTCTTCATATGCGCCTGCTTCCTGTATCACAAGTTTCAACAGTGGAAGAATTCAT ATCGTGCGAATCACAGCGATGCCACCATCGAGGTCTGCCGTCATTGTCCGCCGGATTACGAGGCCGAATCGCTGCCCTCGTACACAATTGTCTCTGGTCTGCCAACCTATGATGACGCACTCGAGGAGTTCCGCAAGGCAGGCATTATCCTAACTCCAGCCATTGTGCCGGTCATCAAGATCTTTGAGCATGTGAACAACGAAGCCGGCGGCGCTAAGGAACCAGCTGTGGCCTACAGTCTGGTGGAGACgacaccagcagcagctgccgccaTCGCGAATGGTGATGCCAACGCGGACAACATTTCGCTGACCTCCATCACCTGCAAttgcggtggcggtggcaccTCGCCCACCACCTCGCTGCCCAGCTACAGTGCAGCGACAGCGGCTGCTATGGCCTCGCAGATCATTGAGCTGTCGCCGGAGCATCTGGCCTCGCTCTCCCAGAAGCGCCTCTCGCTACAGATCTCATTCAACAATTCGCTGCGTCGTCGCTCTCGCTCTACGCTGCGTAATCATTTGCTGCGCTCGCGCGCTGTGGGGAACACTGTTGGGCTGGGACCAATTGAGCCAACAAACCTTGCTGCCccaacagccgcagcaacaacaacaacggcagcagctgGTGTGGCATCGAGTGCTGCTCCTGCGAGCCGAGATTGCCATGTGCTGCCGCCCATACATCGATCGTCGTCGACGCTGTCGCTGTCCAATGAACGACAACTGCTGGATCAGCGCTTGAGGCATTTGCATCATCGCGGCTCCTTGTACTGA
- the LOC132790137 gene encoding zinc finger and BTB domain-containing protein 17 yields MLKMTNVPMPTMLKLGSSSTNTSSRSRGSNGAATTKKAQHNGVAAAASLRCATDDTDESDEDSESELDIEEEDDILLGDADDDDVVLQIDSEDEAELEAQRIRLDDLKAAAAAAKSQVSNGKDVTATATQQKQKQQQQEQKHKQKQQQQQQKQQQQQAPQPAPQPATRKPRGRPPGSTNKNNNKNQRNKNKRKNTNSACVSVGASVAVADTVPAATTIPVPVAVSSPAAVTVPTTGAVPSPVTVLPTIAATIPSPATAVVPTPSTSAVPTPPTAVVPTPSTGGVPTPTATAVQTSITPAVPSPAAVPTPIVIAQIHADEKAHRFIFSCVSCSLLYGDAESLSQHWHKTHNQQVKATPPGDEQIKLEPPLELNDDIKLTDLKCCAQLWLTEETSKQQLRCASCSEQFKLSKELQLHLGKEHGIFKLLVPKREPSEPMVSIPCEVGSSLQPLELPETPPPEKEAADKDDLAMISAMVAEIAAERNPKVNKMIIKLPSVGKQRGRKRKKKEQPKPEEEVEEEQPESKRKRGRKVQKAVQPEKTPEKEEKREENQEKNQEEKQEEKQEEQQEKQSEKQPENQLEKLAKELQPEIKEELEPRRPRKSRAFVDYVVDVKDEEDDDDGDDDEEDDKDSDSDVETPHNSSTDDSHGTPSIKRESSEESQRNGGTIHTCNFCSKTFQRFSRLQDHLRLHTGEKPHVCGECGRAFRLKMRLAEHQLRHRTEKAFKCELCDRPLATKQDMSLHMRHHKNDRRYKCDRCGKGFVRSSDLAIHVRVHTGEKPYSCDLCGKAFRARQNLVVHRRTHLGDKPIQCELCDKRFSRKIDMRVHMRRHTGEKPFSCNACQRGYSSRVNLQRHQQREHGGKASSEPKVEEPATEEVKEKPETRRPRREKLQEKIAEQEKLLDELKRSLSTLPEIAEESKEVNAEGKVNITELAADAGAGRETSVGMAQVSVTVSMQVEPAKPDDDEEITPEKENARQSGSTSDAVSSTGKTKTNRKITSYFTVVGQQAEI; encoded by the exons ATGCTAAAAATGACAAATGTGCCGATGCCGACAATGCTTAAGctaggcagcagcagcacaaacacaagcagccgcagcagaggcagcaacggcgcagcaacaacaaaaaaggcaCAGCATAATGGAGTAGCCGCAGCTGCGTCGCTGCGCTGCGCAACAGACGACACGGACGAATCCGATGAGGACTCTGAGTCTGAACTAGATattgaagaagaagacgacaTTTTGCTCGGTGATgccgacgatgatgatgttgtgCTGCAAATTGATAGTGAGGATGAGGCTGAGTTGGAAGCGCAGCGCATACGCTTGGATGATTTGAAGGCCGCTGCCGCAGCTGCAAAGTCGCAGGTCAGTAACGGTAAAGAcgtgactgcgactgcgacgcagcagaaacaaaagcaacagcagcaagaacaaaaacacaaacaaaaacaacagcaacaacaacagaagcagcagcagcagcaggcgccGCAGCCAGCGCCGCAGCCAGCGACGCGAAAGCCGCGTGGGCGGCCACCCGGcagcacaaataaaaacaacaacaaaaatcagcgaaataaaaacaaacgcaaaaacacaaacagcgCCTGCGTCAGCGTCGGCGCaagcgtcgctgtcgctgatACTGTTCCTGCTGCCACAACTATTCCCGTCCCTGTAGCTGTTTCCTCTCCAGCTGCAGTAACTGTTCCCACCACAGGTGCTGTACCCTCTCCTGTAACTGTTCTCCCCACAATCGCAGCTACTATTCCATCACCTGCCACAGCTGTTGTTCCCACTCCTAGTACATCTGCTGTTCCCACTCCTCCTACAGCTGTTGTTCCCACTCCTAGTACAGGAGGTGTGCCCACTCCTACTGCAACTGCTGTTCAAACTTCTATTACACCTGCTGTTCCctctcctgctgctgttcccACACCCATCGTAATCGCCCAAATACACGCGGATGAGAAGGCGCATCGCTTCATTTTTAGCTGCGTCAGCTGCTCGCTGCTCTACGGCGATGCCGAGTCCCTCTCCCAGCATTGGCACAAAACCCACAATCAGCAGGTTAAAGCCACACCGCCAGGTGATGAGCAAATAAAGCTGGAGCCGCCATTGGAACTCAACGATGACATCAAATTGACCGACTTGAAGTGTTGTGCTCAACTTTGGCTAACGGAGGAGACGTCCAAGCAGCAACTGCGCTGCGCCAGCTGCAGTGAGCAGTTCAAGCTAAGCAAGGAGCTGCAACTGCATCTGGGCAAGGAGCATGGCATCTTCAAGCTGTTGGTGCCGAAACGTGAACCTAGCGAACCTATGGTGAGCATACCATGCGAAGTGGGTAGTTCATTGCAACCACTGGAGCTGCCGGAGACGCCGCCGCCCGAGAAGGAGGCAGCGGACAAAGATGATCTCGCAATGATATCCGCCATGGTGGCGGAGATAGCGGCAGAGCGCAATCCTAAGGTTAACAAAATGATCATCAAGTTGCCCTCGGTGGGCAAACAGCGCGGACGCAAGCGCAAGAAGAAAGAGCAACCAAAGCCAGAGGAGGAAGTGGAGGAAGAGCAGCCGGAAAGCAAACGCAAGCGAGGACGCAAGGTGCAGAAGGCAGTGCAGCCAGAGAAGACACCGGAAAAGGAAGAGAAGCGGGAAGAGAATCAGGAAAAGAATCAGGAAGAGAAGCAGGAAGAGAAACAAGAAGAGCAGCAGGAAAAGCAGTCCGAGAAACAGCCAGAAAATCAGCTGGAAAAGCTAGCGAAGGAGTTGCAGCCAGAGATCAAAGAGGAATTGGAACCACGTCGTCCGCGCAAGTCCCGCGCTTTTGTCGACTATGTCGTCGATGTAAAGGACGAAGAAGATGACGACGACGGGGACGACGATGAAGAAGATGATAAAGACAGCGATTCTGATGTGGAGACACCGCACAATAGCTCCACAGACGACAGTCATGGCACGCCATCGATTAAGCGTGAATCATCGGAGGAATCGCAGCGCAATGGCGGCACCATACACACCTGCAACTTCTGCAGCAAAACCTTTCAACGTTTCTCCCGGCTGCAGGATCATCTGCGCCTGCACACAGGCGAGAAGCCACACGTCTGTGGCGAGTGTGGACGCGCGTTTCGCCTGAAAATGCGTCTTGCCGAGCATCAGTTGCGCCATCGCACCGAAAAGGCATTCAAGTGTGAGCTCTGCGATCGTCCGCTGGCTACCAAGCAGGATATGTCGCTGCACATGCGTCACCACAAGAACGACCGACGCTACAAGTGCGATCGCTGTGGCAAGGGATTCGTGCGCAGCTCGGATCTGGCCATTCATGTGCGTGTCCACACGGGCGAGAAGCCCTACAGCTGCGATCTGTGCGGCAAAGCGTTTCGTGCTCGACAGAATCTCGTCGTTCATCGACGCACCCATCTGGGCGATAAGCCCATTCAATGCGAGCTCTGCGACAAACGTTTCTCCCGCAAGATCGATATGCGCGTTCACATGCGCCGACATACGG GTGAGAAACCCTTCAGCTGCAACGCCTGCCAACGTGGTTACTCTTCGCGCGTCAATCTGCAGCGTCATCAGCAACGCGAGCATGGCGGCAAGGCTTCAAGTGAGCCAAAGGTGGAGGAGCCAGCGACTGAGGAGGTCAAGGAAAAACCGGAGACACGTCGTCCGCGTCGGGAGAAGTTGCAGGAGAAGATTGCCGAGCAGGAGAAACTGTTGGATGAACTCAAGCGCAGTCTGAGCACGTTGCCCGAAATTGCCGAGGAATCAAAGGAAGTGAACGCCGAGGGCAAAGTGAATATTACAGAGTTGGCTGCTGATGCTGGTGCAGGCAGAGAGACGAGCGTGGGCATGGCACAGGTTTCGGTGACGGTGTCGATGCAAGTGGAGCCCGCTAAGCctgatgacgatgaggagATCACGCCGGAGAAGGAGAATGCACGTCAGAGCGGCTCCACATCGGACGCCGTGTCGAGCACTGGAAAGACGAAGACTAATCGCAAGATAACGAGCTATTTCACGGTCGTTGGCCAGCAGGCGGAAATCTAA
- the LOC132788709 gene encoding LOW QUALITY PROTEIN: uncharacterized protein LOC132788709 (The sequence of the model RefSeq protein was modified relative to this genomic sequence to represent the inferred CDS: deleted 2 bases in 2 codons) encodes MSGTTRTGLVPTPKRHIKYVKKRKHLYADDTRMPLKFEATPMPLSLRPFGGLFNPFAKGCSVLCNHPAPSGVKDVINQLKTSLAIEGKSPVQTGAKDKQQQREEQLQPHEADNIPEDLFRRYAETDSRPMTPTPTVTSIHTRTSAGSFYRRCITPEWGKHENIQRKKIILDLRRSHSQETLYWKPSSELTQSGIDEGKKPKSAGANEEKKPRRQQSNEQRPKSSLATANLTSSMDPHADLEAKAPKTCINEHDMSDEDARRGKKRKKLKPATATTTFHLSEDPETQVAALGPDSLNASTRPSLIPNAISLLPKDKRETEKEPILLKGSFLTEEAFQALKTDLTVDLIENTFGRYLNRALREAIKYMPKTVVQSKPVEEPDKTTSSSSSSKMPRKFSKSATRFDVPMDLSMLKNMTPWNYLSKYVWVSQQRKQLYKRVFLKYLSRCEEPESELALGNDEVPLVEYKERTMVWRSLPQALEDVLEFHGTATNVQNTLSHLGYETDVCGELDFRVWCGIVSFAERLALTNAACSDDDSCDELEKSDFNSMEQLIEQFEVPEMLREIFRIIRITHKIKF; translated from the exons ATGAGCGGAACAACACGCACTGGATTGGTGCCCACGCCAAAGCGGCATATCAAATATGTGAAAAAG CGCAAGCATCTTTATGCGGATGATACGCGTATGCCGTTGAAATTTGAGGCGACT CCAATGCCGCTCTCGCTGCGTCCCTTTGGTGGTCTGTTTAATCCCTTTGCCAAGGGCTGCTCGGTGCTGTGCAATCATCCGGCACCGTCAGGCGTCAAGGATGTCATCAATCAGCTGAAGACATCGCTGGCTATCGAGGGCAAAAGCCCCGTGCAAACGGGCGCAAAAGataagcagcaacaacgtgAGGAGCAACTGCAACCACATGAGGCAGACAACATACCAGAGGATCTATTCCGACGCTATGCGGAAACCGACTCTCGACCAATGACACCCACGCCCACAGTCACGAGCATTCATACGAGAACGAGTGCTGGCTCC TTTTATCGTCGCTGCATTACTCCTGAGTGGGGCAAGCATGAGAACATCCAACGCAAGAAAATAATCTTGGATCTGCGACGTTCGCACTCGCAGGAGACGCTCTACTGGAAGCCCAGCTCAGAGCTGACGCAAAGTGGCATCGATGAGGGTAAAAAACCCAAGAGCGCCGGAGCCAACGAGGAGAAAAAACCGCGTCGTCAGCAATCCAACGAACAGCGGCCCAAATCCTCGCTGGCAACCGCTAATCTGACATCCAGCATGGATCCACATGCCGATCTGGAGGCAAAGGCGCCCAAAACATGCATCAATGAGCATGACATGAGCGACGAGGATGCCCGCCGCGGAAAGAAACGCAAGAAGCTCAAGCCCGCAACAG CCACCACTACTTTCCATTTGAGTGAGGATCCGGAAACACAGGTGGCTGCTCTGGGACCCGATTCTCTAAACGCTAGCACGCGTCCCAGCTTGATACCCAATGCCATCAGTTTGCTACCGAAGGATAAACGAGAGACGGAAAAGGAGCCCATTCTCCTCAAGGGAAGCTTTCTCACTGAGGAAGCATTTCAGGCGCTGAAAACAGATCTCACCGTGGACCTCATCGAAAACACCTTTGGTCGCTAC CTGAATCGCGCGCTGCGTGAAGCCATCAAGTATATGCCCAAAACTGTGGTGCAGAGCAAGCCTGTCGAGGAGCCGGATAAGACAACGTCTAGCAGCTCGAGCTCCAAGATGCCACGCAAGTTCTCCAAGTCAGCTACGCGCTTCGATGTACCCATGGATCTCTCCATGCTCAAAA ACATGACACCCTGGAATTATCTGAGCAAATATGTGTGGGTGTCGCAGCAGCGCAAGCAACTCTATAAGCGTGTGTTCCTCAAGTACTTAAGTCGCTGCGAGGAGCCAGAGAGCGAATTGGCTCTGGGCAACGATGAAGTACCGCTTGTGGAGTATAAGGAACGCACTATGGTGTGGCGCAGCTTGCCTCAAGCACTGGAGGATGTCCTGGAGTTCCATGGCACCGCTACCAATGTGCAGAATACGCTCAGCCACTTGGGCTACGAGACAGACGTTTGTGGCGAATTAGATTTTCGTGTCTGGTGTGGCATTGTTTCTTTTGCAGAGCGTTTGGCACTAACAAATGCTGCTTGCAGCGACGATGACTCTTGCGATGAGCTCGAAAAGTCTGATTTCAATAGCATGGAGCAGTTGATAGAACAGTTCGAAGTTCCCGAAATGTTGCGTGAAATCTTTCGAATTATACGTATTacacataaaattaaattttga
- the LOC132788710 gene encoding phosducin-like protein, with translation MATLEDKLLGEKLQYYCSSSEEEDNGDDGDDDGAGSSRKGGGGGLTINTDRNAAPAGGFISQGSTNTGPKGVVKDWQRYKQLETEKREETERQRMELAKKLSMNATTSAEDEERKRQEELDAEFAELMSEDFLQQYQKQRMAEMLRQTGHNQQFGKVEQLSTHEEFLSCVEKESKHTTIIIHIYERGQSACSTLNNCLDTLASEYPSIKFAKICSSVAGMSRDFRTKGLPALLVYKAQALIGNFVRLTDDLSDDFYASDVESFLIENGIIVDKALYN, from the coding sequence ATGGCGACGCTTGAAGATAAATTATTGGGTGAAAAACTGCAGTActactgcagcagcagcgaggaAGAGGATAATGGTGACGATGGTGATGACGACGGCGCTGGCAGCTCCCGCAAAGGAGGCGGCGGGGGACTGACAATCAATACCGATCGAAATGCAGCACCCGCAGGAGGATTTATTTCGCAGGGCTCGACGAATACGGGTCCCAAAGGTGTGGTCAAGGATTGGCAGCGTTACAAGCAATTGGAAACGGAGAAACGCGAAGAGACCGAACGTCAGCGTATGGAGCTAGCCAAAAAGCTGAGTATGAACGCAACCACATCTGCCGAGGATGAGGAACGCAAGCGTCAAGAAGAGCTCGATGCGGAGTTCGCGGAACTGATGAGTGAGGATTTTCTTCAGCAATATCAGAAGCAACGCATGGCTGAAATGTTGCGACAAACGGGGCACAATCAGCAGTTTGGTAAGGTGGAACAACTGTCCACACACGAGGAGTTTCTCTCTTGCGTGGAGAAGGAGAGCAAGCACACCACCATTATCATACATATCTATGAGCGTGGCCAGTCCGCCTGCTCCACGCTCAACAACTGCCTGGACACCTTAGCCAGCGAATATCCGTCCATTAAGTTTGCCAAAATCTGCAGCTCTGTGGCTGGGATGAGTCGTGACTTCCGCACCAAAGGACTGCCCGCTTTGTTGGTCTATAAAGCGCAGGCGTTGATCGGCAACTTTGTGCGTCTCACCGATGATCTGAGCGATGACTTCTATGCCTCCGATGTAGAAAGTTTCCTCATCGAGAATGGCATCATAGTGGATAAGGCCTTGTACAACTaa